From a single Nicotiana tomentosiformis chromosome 2, ASM39032v3, whole genome shotgun sequence genomic region:
- the LOC138905264 gene encoding uncharacterized protein: MQNQFEWTDECQQALKDLKSYLSNPPLIAKPKDGERLLIYIDVSEVAVSAVLVRVDKGSRLAKWAIELSEYDIIYQPRTAIKSQVLADFVEDFSTNLVPEAEMELQVFTGANQGTWTLFTRDSSNVKGASLGIVLIPPSGEVIRQSIKCYPITNNEAEYEVVIAGLD; encoded by the exons ATgcaaaatcagtttgaatggactgaCGAGTGCCAACAAGCTCTCAAGGACCTTAAGTCATATCTATCAAATCCGCCTTTGATAGCCAAACCTAAAGACGGTGAAAGATTGCTCATTTACATTGATGTGTCAGAAGTAGCAGTAAGTGCGGTGTTGGTACGCGTAGATAAAG GAAGTAGGTTAGCTAAATGGGCAATAGAACTCAGTGAGTATGATATCATATATCAGCCTAGAACTGCAATAAAATCGCAGGTGTTAGCTGATTTTGTAGAGGATTTTAGCACGAATTTAGTTCCTGAAGCAGAGATGGAACTACAAGTGTTTACCGGAGCTAATCAGGGGACTTGGACCCTGTTTACTCGCGATTCCTCAAATGTTAAAGGAGCAAGTTTAGGAATTGTTTTAATTCCACCCTCAGGTGAAGTCATAAGACAATCAATAAAATGTTATCCAATCACCAACAATGAGGCAGAGTATGAAGTTGTGATTGCAGGCTTGGATTAG